In Paludisphaera rhizosphaerae, one DNA window encodes the following:
- the nadA gene encoding quinolinate synthase NadA, translating to MSPTPTTVDTEPLPFEEFRNASDAELNARIEAVRRELGSSLLILGHHYQQDEVIRFADLRGDSLKLSQLAAESRDCRSIVFCGVHFMAETADVLSRDDVSVYLPDMSAGCSMADMADLDAVEAAWSDLSELIDVEDVTPVTYINSTADLKAFCGRHGGIVCTSSNARKVLEWAFARRKRALFFPDQHLGRNTARTMGVPLDQMPVWDPRRELGGNSPHQIENSRVILWRGHCSVHQMFKPAHVAQFRERDPNVKILVHPECSMEVVEAADLVGSTEYILKTIEQAPAGSSWAVGTELHLVNRLAKEHPDKTIQFLSPMVCMCATMYRIDLPHLAWCLENLARGTPVNRVQVPDETKRWARESLRRMLELK from the coding sequence ATGAGCCCCACACCCACCACGGTCGACACCGAGCCCCTCCCCTTCGAGGAGTTCCGAAACGCCTCCGATGCCGAGCTGAACGCCCGGATCGAGGCCGTCCGCCGCGAACTGGGCTCGTCGCTGCTGATCCTCGGCCACCATTATCAACAGGACGAGGTTATTCGGTTCGCCGACCTTCGCGGCGACAGCCTGAAGCTCAGCCAGCTCGCCGCCGAGAGCCGCGACTGCCGCTCGATCGTCTTCTGCGGCGTCCACTTCATGGCGGAGACCGCCGACGTCCTCTCGCGCGACGACGTCTCGGTTTACCTCCCCGACATGTCGGCCGGGTGCAGCATGGCGGATATGGCTGACCTCGACGCCGTCGAGGCCGCCTGGTCCGACCTCTCCGAACTGATCGACGTGGAGGACGTGACGCCGGTCACCTACATCAACTCGACGGCCGACCTCAAGGCGTTCTGCGGCCGCCACGGCGGCATCGTATGCACCAGCTCCAACGCTCGAAAGGTGTTGGAGTGGGCCTTCGCACGTCGCAAGCGCGCCCTGTTCTTCCCCGACCAGCATCTCGGTCGCAACACGGCCCGGACGATGGGAGTCCCCCTCGATCAGATGCCCGTCTGGGACCCTCGTCGCGAACTCGGCGGCAACAGCCCGCATCAGATTGAGAACAGCCGCGTGATCCTCTGGCGGGGGCATTGCTCGGTCCACCAGATGTTCAAGCCGGCTCACGTGGCTCAGTTCCGCGAGCGCGATCCCAACGTCAAGATTCTGGTTCACCCCGAGTGCTCGATGGAGGTGGTCGAGGCCGCCGACCTCGTCGGCTCGACGGAATACATCCTGAAGACGATCGAACAGGCCCCGGCCGGTTCGTCCTGGGCGGTTGGCACGGAACTTCACCTGGTCAATCGGTTGGCCAAGGAGCACCCCGACAAGACCATCCAGTTCCTGTCGCCGATGGTCTGCATGTGCGCGACGATGTACCGGATTGACCTCCCCCACCTGGCCTGGTGTCTGGAGAATCTGGCGCGCGGGACCCCGGTTAATCGCGTCCAGGTTCCCGACGAAACGAAGCGCTGGGCCCGTGAATCGCTTCGGCGCATGCTCGAATTGAAATGA
- a CDS encoding sensor histidine kinase: MEPEAAILVVDPVDFERATLRAILAGAGYTVHETAKLDDAVAEAGRVRPHLVILGRSLSQDAETALCRAIRAEASVSETPVLIMSAEHSDGAVLAGLDAGADDYVLYDSAPELILARVRRLIHYRKMAGLAMLDRQLVQIGRLLAGIVHEIRGPLSVIRGSAELLRLNVQNRPDDLQWVDSILRGSSLLQLRLEHLMGAVRSGPVQLQPVDVGSLLTETVDLFVHGLPPNQRQIAVKAHCGGSAQVQADAGRLMQVLFDLLTNAHQAIVASGKSGGVVVRTEEVFSDDGGWVKIDVIDDGPGIPDLYLQRIFEPFFTTRHGGTGYGLYLASEIVRDLGGRLEACNNEGGGACFSVLLPRLDNARSTIAVDEA; encoded by the coding sequence GTGGAGCCTGAGGCCGCCATCCTGGTCGTCGACCCCGTCGACTTCGAGAGGGCGACCCTGCGCGCGATCCTCGCGGGGGCAGGCTACACGGTACACGAGACGGCGAAACTCGACGATGCGGTCGCCGAGGCCGGCCGAGTCCGCCCCCACCTCGTCATCCTGGGACGGAGCCTCTCTCAGGACGCCGAGACGGCCCTCTGCCGGGCGATCCGCGCTGAGGCGTCTGTGTCGGAAACGCCGGTGCTGATCATGAGCGCCGAGCACTCCGACGGCGCGGTGCTGGCCGGTCTCGACGCCGGCGCCGACGATTACGTGCTCTACGACTCGGCGCCTGAGTTGATCCTCGCTCGCGTTCGACGCCTGATCCACTACCGCAAGATGGCGGGGTTGGCGATGCTCGACCGCCAACTCGTCCAGATCGGACGACTGCTCGCCGGGATCGTTCACGAGATCCGTGGGCCGCTCTCGGTCATCCGCGGGAGCGCGGAATTGCTTCGCCTGAACGTTCAGAATCGACCCGACGATCTGCAGTGGGTCGATTCGATTCTGCGCGGGTCGAGCCTTCTGCAACTCAGGCTCGAACACCTCATGGGAGCCGTCCGATCCGGGCCGGTGCAGTTGCAGCCCGTCGACGTCGGCTCGCTGCTGACCGAGACGGTCGATCTCTTCGTCCACGGACTCCCCCCAAACCAGCGACAGATCGCGGTGAAAGCCCACTGCGGCGGCTCGGCGCAGGTCCAGGCCGACGCCGGCCGGCTCATGCAGGTCCTCTTCGACCTCCTTACCAACGCCCACCAGGCCATCGTCGCGTCCGGCAAGTCCGGAGGCGTCGTGGTCCGAACCGAGGAGGTGTTCAGCGACGACGGCGGCTGGGTGAAGATCGACGTCATCGACGACGGCCCGGGCATTCCGGACCTCTACCTCCAGCGCATCTTCGAGCCATTCTTTACCACACGCCACGGGGGCACTGGATACGGCCTCTACCTCGCGTCCGAGATCGTTCGAGACCTCGGCGGCCGCCTGGAGGCGTGCAACAACGAGGGGGGCGGCGCGTGCTTCTCCGTTCTGCTCCCAAGGTTGGATAACGCACGCTCGACGATCGCCGTCGACGAGGCCTGA
- a CDS encoding NAD-dependent epimerase/dehydratase family protein, which produces MTLDPSRPVLVTGGGGFLGSAIVAMLRERGLPVRSLSRNRYDRLDELGAEQVQGDVAEAATVDRAVEGCQAVFHVAAKAGLWGPREEYYRANVVGTENVLAACRKSGVRKLIHTSSPSVVFHGTDLEGVDESAPYADHYEAAYPETKAISERSVLKANDATLATVVLRPHLIWGPGDNNILPRIYARARANRLFRIGRRNPLIDLTYIDNAAAAHLMAADRLDVGATVAGKVYFIAQGEPVPVWDMVDRFLAIAHLPPVKRTVPKAAAVAIGRALEAVYRTFRLPGEPRMTRFLAHELSTAHWYNLDAARRDLGYTPHVGIEEGLRRLAASLDAPSPAS; this is translated from the coding sequence ATGACGCTCGACCCTTCCCGACCTGTCCTGGTGACCGGCGGCGGCGGTTTCCTCGGCTCGGCGATCGTCGCCATGCTCCGCGAACGCGGGCTTCCCGTTCGCAGTCTCTCCCGCAATCGCTACGACCGGCTCGACGAACTTGGAGCTGAGCAGGTCCAGGGGGACGTCGCCGAGGCGGCCACGGTCGACCGCGCCGTCGAGGGCTGCCAGGCCGTCTTCCACGTCGCCGCCAAGGCGGGGCTCTGGGGCCCTCGCGAGGAATACTACCGGGCCAACGTCGTGGGCACGGAGAACGTCCTGGCGGCCTGCCGAAAGTCGGGCGTCCGGAAGCTGATCCACACCAGCTCTCCGAGCGTCGTCTTTCATGGGACCGACCTCGAAGGGGTCGACGAATCGGCTCCGTACGCCGATCATTACGAGGCGGCTTACCCGGAGACGAAGGCGATCTCGGAGCGGTCCGTCCTGAAGGCGAACGACGCGACGCTGGCGACGGTCGTCCTGCGTCCGCACCTGATCTGGGGGCCGGGCGACAACAACATTCTGCCGCGGATTTACGCTCGCGCCCGGGCCAATCGACTCTTCCGGATCGGTCGTCGCAATCCACTGATCGACCTGACCTACATCGACAACGCCGCCGCCGCGCACCTGATGGCGGCGGACCGGCTCGACGTCGGAGCGACGGTCGCGGGCAAGGTTTATTTCATCGCTCAGGGCGAGCCCGTTCCGGTCTGGGACATGGTCGACCGGTTCCTGGCGATCGCCCATTTGCCGCCTGTGAAGCGGACCGTCCCCAAGGCCGCGGCGGTTGCGATCGGTCGCGCCCTTGAGGCCGTCTATCGAACGTTCCGCCTTCCGGGCGAGCCGAGGATGACCCGGTTCCTGGCCCATGAGCTTTCCACCGCCCACTGGTACAACCTCGACGCCGCCCGCCGCGACCTGGGATATACGCCGCACGTCGGCATCGAGGAAGGCCTGCGGCGGCTGGCCGCATCGCTAGACGCCCCATCGCCGGCGTCTTGA
- a CDS encoding phosphoenolpyruvate hydrolase family protein, giving the protein MMAESRATILERFRKKVAAGLPIVGGGAGTGLSAKCEEAGGIDLIVIYNSGRFRMAGRGSLAGLMPYGNANAIVKEMAHEVLTAVSRTPVIAGVCASDPFLLMDHFLGELKALGFAGVQNFPTVGLIDGTFRANLEETGMGFGLEVECIRRANALDLLTTPYAFDPDQARDLTEAGADVIVAHMGLTTKGAIGAKTARTLDDCVVEVAAIVEAARAVRPDVFVLCHGGPIAMPEDARYILDRVEGLDGFYGASSMERLPTEEAIARQTRDFMNLRLRREQALEN; this is encoded by the coding sequence ATGATGGCCGAGTCCCGCGCGACGATCCTGGAACGGTTCCGTAAGAAGGTCGCCGCCGGCCTCCCGATCGTGGGGGGCGGCGCGGGGACAGGCCTCAGCGCCAAGTGCGAGGAAGCGGGTGGGATCGACCTGATCGTCATCTACAACTCGGGCCGGTTCCGCATGGCGGGACGAGGCTCGCTGGCGGGGCTCATGCCCTACGGCAACGCCAACGCCATCGTCAAGGAGATGGCCCACGAGGTTCTAACCGCCGTCAGCCGCACGCCGGTCATCGCCGGGGTCTGCGCCAGCGACCCATTTCTGCTGATGGATCACTTCCTGGGCGAGTTGAAGGCCCTGGGCTTCGCCGGCGTGCAGAACTTCCCGACCGTCGGCCTGATCGATGGAACGTTCCGTGCGAATCTGGAGGAGACCGGCATGGGCTTCGGCCTCGAGGTCGAGTGCATCCGTCGCGCCAACGCTCTCGACTTGCTCACGACCCCCTACGCCTTCGATCCCGACCAGGCGCGGGACCTGACCGAAGCCGGCGCCGACGTGATCGTCGCCCACATGGGCCTGACGACCAAGGGAGCCATCGGCGCGAAGACCGCCAGGACCCTGGATGACTGCGTCGTGGAGGTCGCGGCGATCGTCGAGGCTGCCCGGGCGGTCCGCCCTGACGTCTTCGTCCTCTGCCACGGCGGGCCCATTGCCATGCCCGAGGACGCCCGCTATATCCTGGACCGGGTCGAGGGGCTCGACGGCTTCTACGGCGCCAGTTCGATGGAACGGCTGCCGACTGAAGAGGCCATTGCCCGCCAAACGCGAGACTTCATGAATCTCCGGCTGCGGCGGGAGCAGGCGCTCGAAAACTGA
- a CDS encoding Tm-1-like ATP-binding domain-containing protein — MEPAVYAIATMDTKGRELLFLADRLREAGATVRTVDVGTTGEPLAPADVSLRAFADGSPVATERGEAISAASKALTRFLLAEQAAGGVAGVIGIGGSGGTALITPAMRALPIGLPKLMVSTVASGDVSAYVGCSDVCMMHSVVDVAGLNVVSRTILANAARAMAGMASGGRAVEPARPALGLTMFGLTTPCVDAARRALEDLGYDPLAFHATGVGGRAMENLVRSGMIIGVLDVTTTEVADFFMGGIFPCSEDRFEAQIAAGVPCVLSLGALDMVNFGAIDTVPTKYRDRKLHRHNDQITLMRTTPEENRRMGRWIGGKLNRWRTPVSLLIPEGGVSGLDSPGGAFFDPEADAALFDAIEETVERTTERTVRRFPLHINDPAFAKALVDEFRRLAGPIPV; from the coding sequence ATGGAGCCCGCCGTCTACGCGATCGCTACGATGGACACCAAGGGTCGCGAGCTTCTGTTTCTCGCCGATCGCCTGCGGGAGGCCGGCGCGACCGTTCGAACGGTTGACGTCGGTACGACGGGAGAGCCGCTGGCCCCAGCCGACGTTTCGCTCCGCGCATTCGCGGACGGGTCGCCCGTAGCCACCGAGCGCGGCGAAGCGATCTCGGCCGCCTCGAAGGCCCTCACTCGCTTCCTGCTCGCCGAACAGGCCGCCGGGGGCGTGGCCGGGGTGATCGGCATCGGCGGCAGCGGCGGCACGGCGCTGATCACGCCGGCCATGCGGGCGCTGCCGATCGGCCTGCCGAAACTCATGGTGTCGACCGTCGCCAGCGGCGACGTCTCGGCCTACGTCGGCTGTTCGGACGTCTGCATGATGCATTCGGTCGTGGACGTCGCCGGCCTGAACGTGGTCTCGCGGACGATCCTCGCCAACGCGGCCCGCGCGATGGCCGGCATGGCGAGCGGCGGTCGGGCCGTCGAACCGGCGCGACCGGCTCTCGGCCTGACGATGTTCGGCCTGACCACGCCGTGTGTCGACGCGGCACGCCGAGCGTTGGAGGATCTCGGATACGATCCCCTCGCCTTCCATGCAACGGGGGTCGGCGGCCGGGCGATGGAGAATCTCGTCCGCTCCGGGATGATCATCGGCGTCCTCGACGTGACCACAACGGAGGTCGCTGACTTTTTCATGGGCGGGATCTTCCCGTGCTCCGAGGATCGATTCGAGGCTCAGATCGCCGCAGGCGTCCCCTGCGTCCTGAGCCTCGGCGCGCTTGACATGGTCAACTTCGGAGCGATCGACACGGTCCCGACGAAGTACAGGGACCGCAAGCTCCATCGCCACAACGACCAGATCACCCTGATGCGGACGACTCCCGAAGAGAACCGCCGCATGGGACGGTGGATCGGCGGGAAGCTGAATCGATGGCGGACGCCCGTCTCGCTGTTGATCCCCGAGGGGGGAGTCTCGGGCCTGGACTCACCCGGCGGAGCGTTCTTCGATCCCGAGGCCGACGCCGCCCTGTTCGACGCGATCGAGGAAACCGTCGAACGCACAACCGAGCGAACGGTGCGGCGCTTCCCGTTGCACATCAACGACCCCGCTTTCGCGAAGGCGCTCGTCGACGAATTCCGGCGACTGGCGGGGCCGATCCCTGTTTGA